From a region of the Tenggerimyces flavus genome:
- a CDS encoding GNAT family N-acetyltransferase has protein sequence MISIGRLEPEDRAEWEALFRGYNAFYGRPSPDQEMIDRAWREFQADDRMHALGARLDGQLDGQLVGITHFFVHVSTTSPDVCYLQDLFTAPEARGHGVGRALIQAVADWARERDCVRVYWHTHDSNETARRLYDKVAVNRGFIEYNLQL, from the coding sequence ATGATCTCGATCGGTCGACTCGAGCCCGAGGATCGGGCCGAATGGGAGGCCCTCTTCCGCGGCTACAACGCCTTCTACGGACGCCCATCTCCGGATCAGGAGATGATCGACCGAGCTTGGCGCGAGTTCCAGGCCGACGATCGCATGCACGCGCTCGGTGCTCGTCTCGATGGACAACTCGATGGACAACTCGTTGGCATCACCCACTTCTTCGTGCATGTGAGCACGACCTCGCCGGATGTCTGTTACCTGCAGGACCTGTTCACCGCTCCCGAAGCGCGCGGCCACGGTGTGGGCCGAGCGCTGATCCAGGCCGTCGCCGACTGGGCGCGTGAGCGGGACTGCGTCCGGGTCTATTGGCACACGCATGACTCGAACGAGACCGCTCGCCGGCTCTACGACAAGGTCGCGGTCAATCGCGGGTTCATCGAATACAACCTCCAGCTGTGA
- a CDS encoding GNAT family N-acetyltransferase: MGETTVRLAGPGDLDVLAELNAALFAEDSGTRDPFLDQTWPVREARGYFAAALDDGANVVVYVADAGDAGTVGYLIGRLHAPNSMRPVLTGELESMYVRPPNRSSGTGSLLVRAFLRWADECRVGRVAVTAYAANEGAIRFYGRFGLRPKSVTLDAARS, translated from the coding sequence ATGGGTGAGACGACCGTGCGACTGGCGGGTCCGGGCGACCTGGACGTGCTGGCCGAGCTGAACGCGGCGCTGTTCGCGGAGGACTCGGGAACGCGTGACCCGTTCCTCGACCAGACGTGGCCGGTTCGCGAGGCACGTGGGTACTTCGCCGCCGCGTTGGACGATGGCGCGAACGTGGTCGTCTACGTCGCCGATGCCGGGGACGCCGGGACGGTCGGCTATCTCATCGGTCGGCTGCACGCGCCGAACAGCATGCGACCGGTGCTGACCGGAGAGCTGGAGAGCATGTACGTCCGGCCGCCGAATCGGAGCAGCGGCACGGGATCGCTGCTGGTGCGGGCGTTCCTGCGCTGGGCGGACGAGTGTCGCGTCGGCCGAGTCGCGGTGACGGCGTACGCGGCGAACGAGGGTGCGATCCGGTTCTATGGCCGGTTCGGGTTGCGGCCGAAGAGCGTCACGCTGGATGCAGCGCGGTCATGA
- a CDS encoding alpha/beta fold hydrolase, producing the protein MTGAALPSAGGRFVRVPYTTLRVDERGPVDGPPVLFVHGGPGQGCADFMACVGDLLARELRVIGVDQRGALYSDALPDDVSLTVDDLVADFEALRLELGIDEWTVLGHSIGGRYALRYALQHPNRVSAAIFENPEWDFVNSTRAQLARALPLLDGRDRQADAERIRELLAGELSRTTAMWQEKRQLLAGLESIYLHDTTTALMDRLPQLDPDARARGQRHAQLLTEDPMLYRSYLADLDQLTQPALLLAGAHDPIANEPVLDAFRRAPRGHLEVFEQSGHFIHLEEPKRYAKAVSAFMTALHPA; encoded by the coding sequence ATGACGGGTGCAGCGCTGCCATCGGCGGGTGGGCGGTTTGTTCGCGTGCCCTACACCACGTTGCGCGTGGATGAGCGGGGTCCCGTCGACGGACCACCTGTGTTGTTCGTTCATGGCGGGCCGGGGCAGGGGTGTGCGGACTTCATGGCGTGCGTCGGCGATCTGCTCGCACGTGAGCTGCGGGTGATCGGTGTCGATCAGCGTGGCGCTCTCTACTCCGACGCGCTTCCGGACGACGTCTCGCTTACGGTCGACGACCTCGTAGCCGACTTCGAGGCGCTCCGGCTTGAGCTCGGCATCGATGAGTGGACCGTCCTCGGCCACTCCATCGGCGGCCGCTACGCCCTCCGGTACGCGCTCCAGCATCCGAACCGGGTCAGCGCGGCGATCTTCGAGAATCCCGAGTGGGACTTCGTCAACTCCACTCGCGCTCAGCTCGCCCGCGCGCTCCCGCTCCTCGACGGCCGCGACCGCCAGGCCGACGCCGAACGGATCCGCGAGCTCCTCGCCGGCGAGTTGTCACGCACCACCGCGATGTGGCAGGAGAAGCGCCAACTCCTCGCCGGACTCGAGTCCATCTACCTGCACGACACCACGACCGCCCTGATGGACCGGCTCCCGCAACTCGATCCGGACGCCCGAGCACGAGGCCAACGCCATGCGCAGCTGCTCACCGAGGACCCCATGCTCTACCGCTCGTACCTGGCCGACCTCGACCAACTCACGCAGCCCGCGCTCCTCCTCGCCGGCGCGCACGACCCGATCGCGAACGAGCCCGTACTCGACGCGTTCCGCCGAGCTCCGCGCGGGCACCTCGAGGTCTTCGAGCAGTCCGGCCACTTCATCCATCTCGAAGAGCCGAAGCGCTACGCCAAGGCAGTCAGCGCGTTCATGACCGCGCTGCATCCAGCGTGA
- a CDS encoding YbaK/EbsC family protein has product MTVAVEAVNRVLAALESHGAKGQLVKLDSPIPTAAAAASALGCEVGAIANSLIFMADESPLLVVASGAHRVDTKLVAALIGVRKVRRATPEQVLSATGQEVGGCAPIGHPHPVQTVLDDTLAKFPVVWAGGGDHFTMFSSTLAELERMTGGKVASVAAAPALS; this is encoded by the coding sequence GTGACGGTGGCAGTGGAAGCAGTGAACAGAGTCCTCGCGGCGTTGGAGTCGCACGGCGCGAAGGGGCAGCTCGTCAAGCTCGACTCGCCCATCCCGACCGCGGCAGCCGCCGCCTCGGCGCTGGGCTGTGAGGTCGGGGCGATCGCGAACAGCCTGATCTTCATGGCCGACGAATCGCCACTGCTCGTCGTCGCCAGCGGCGCCCACCGGGTGGACACCAAGCTCGTCGCAGCGTTGATCGGAGTACGCAAGGTGCGCCGAGCCACGCCCGAGCAAGTCCTCTCCGCGACCGGCCAGGAAGTCGGCGGCTGCGCCCCGATCGGCCACCCCCACCCGGTGCAGACGGTGCTCGACGATACGCTCGCCAAGTTCCCAGTGGTCTGGGCAGGTGGGGGCGACCACTTCACCATGTTCTCGAGCACGCTGGCCGAGCTGGAACGCATGACCGGCGGCAAAGTAGCCTCCGTCGCCGCAGCGCCCGCCCTTTCCTAG
- a CDS encoding heparinase II/III domain-containing protein, whose protein sequence is MSDLGRASTKTASTFYTAEKVAAARRNIADFDWAQQVRDDARAAADPYVAKGDEWLWNLVTTQKLPRSYAVNQALGSPITGRDIYQYGNYPWRADPLTAPWKIVDPSSDYVFPTNDFPAYYTSGIDDQGRFDPARADRTKLVNQLYPDRGPTWGVDDGYGWVDDAGKKWTFVAYYNHWHTWFGDVARDTAKAAVHLTLRALRDAYVYTGDLKYAHAGLVILDRVADVYPSMDTSAYRSSQGFLNSDGGSGRGRIVGCIWETGLARELVSVYDAFFPAVATTDQANVVPFLNGKASQYGQPPKADVEAIKQNIETNLIRQIFPAIERHQIAGNFGSHQATLAMAAVVLDSPTESNPWIDWIFKAGGRVTTPELHITGGNMHAQLVGDVDRDGFGNEAAPGYNLGWITAIQAAADALSGYDRYPTADLYEHPKYAKMFEGRAILTMVNRFQPSIGDSGSTGRPILTGLPQQFTADFERYGNPVYAQMAYLTNNNSLDGLYGSIFSTDVEGTLERMRQVVESDGPLALPTVNLSGYGLASLRQGTGDAMRAAWAYYGRTAGHGHGDALNLGLYGFRTDLMPDLGYPEFADNNARRFEWNANTIAHNSVTVDNKRQSNHWVGQPHAFANTPQVKLFDLSAPKVYPQTSRYRRVTATVTIDDANWYAVDVFRVTGGTHHHLSFHAAEGPVTTTGLDLAAQPTGTYAGPDILPPADNALPRPNASGFDWLSNVSRANPEGPFTADWKIKDTWNVHDPDLDLHLRLNVLSPIDDVALCDGIPPRNKPGNPPSLRYLIAHRQGLQLTSQFVSVIEPYVGQPTIRAVTEVPVVSAGGEDFSEHDTVAVKVELTNGRTDYVVSSLRTDVLFTVDGRFPFQGGFGVYSLRNSRPVYAMGHDAARVGEPGIRRGPAALTGKVHAFTRELSADNSVTLTLDSALNDPSTLIGHYLYVANDGERNAVYRIAGIGQISGNQCEFKVGNTTTIRGYVNPDDFDLGYRYDVAVGANARIPLTREWMG, encoded by the coding sequence GTGAGCGACCTCGGACGCGCGAGCACGAAAACGGCCTCGACGTTCTACACCGCCGAGAAGGTCGCCGCCGCGCGGCGCAACATCGCCGACTTCGACTGGGCACAGCAAGTCCGCGACGACGCGCGAGCCGCCGCCGACCCGTACGTGGCCAAGGGCGACGAGTGGCTCTGGAACCTCGTCACCACCCAGAAGCTCCCCCGCAGCTACGCCGTCAACCAGGCGCTCGGCTCCCCCATCACCGGCCGCGACATCTACCAGTACGGCAACTATCCCTGGCGCGCCGACCCGCTCACCGCACCGTGGAAAATCGTCGACCCGTCCAGCGATTACGTCTTCCCCACCAACGACTTCCCCGCGTACTACACGAGCGGCATCGACGACCAAGGCAGGTTCGACCCGGCCCGAGCCGACCGCACCAAGCTCGTCAACCAGCTCTACCCCGACCGCGGCCCCACCTGGGGCGTCGACGACGGCTACGGCTGGGTCGACGACGCCGGCAAGAAGTGGACGTTCGTCGCCTACTACAACCACTGGCACACCTGGTTCGGCGACGTCGCCCGCGACACCGCCAAGGCCGCCGTCCACCTCACGCTCCGCGCGCTGCGGGACGCGTACGTGTATACCGGCGACCTGAAGTACGCGCACGCAGGCCTGGTCATCCTCGACCGCGTCGCCGACGTCTACCCGAGCATGGACACCAGCGCCTACAGGTCCAGCCAGGGTTTCCTCAACTCCGACGGCGGATCCGGCCGCGGCAGGATCGTCGGCTGCATCTGGGAGACCGGCCTCGCCCGCGAGTTGGTGAGCGTGTACGACGCGTTCTTCCCCGCCGTCGCGACCACCGACCAGGCCAACGTCGTGCCATTCCTCAACGGCAAGGCCAGCCAGTACGGCCAGCCGCCCAAGGCCGACGTCGAGGCGATCAAGCAGAACATCGAGACCAACCTGATCCGCCAGATCTTCCCCGCCATCGAGAGACACCAGATCGCCGGCAACTTCGGCTCCCACCAAGCCACCCTCGCGATGGCCGCCGTCGTACTCGACTCCCCCACCGAGTCCAACCCGTGGATCGACTGGATCTTCAAGGCAGGCGGACGAGTCACCACTCCCGAGCTGCATATCACCGGCGGCAACATGCACGCCCAGCTCGTCGGCGACGTCGACCGCGACGGCTTCGGCAACGAGGCCGCGCCCGGCTACAACCTCGGTTGGATCACCGCGATCCAGGCCGCCGCCGACGCGCTCAGCGGGTACGACCGCTACCCGACCGCCGACCTGTACGAGCACCCGAAGTACGCGAAGATGTTCGAAGGCCGTGCCATCCTCACGATGGTCAACCGCTTCCAGCCCTCCATCGGCGACAGCGGCTCCACCGGCCGCCCGATCCTCACCGGCCTGCCGCAGCAGTTCACCGCCGACTTCGAGCGGTACGGCAACCCCGTCTACGCGCAGATGGCCTACCTCACCAACAACAACTCCCTCGACGGCTTGTACGGCAGCATCTTCTCCACCGACGTCGAAGGCACGCTCGAGCGGATGCGTCAGGTCGTCGAAAGCGACGGCCCGCTCGCACTTCCGACCGTGAACCTCAGCGGGTACGGTCTCGCGTCGCTCCGCCAGGGAACGGGCGACGCGATGCGCGCGGCCTGGGCGTACTACGGCCGAACGGCGGGCCACGGCCACGGCGACGCGCTCAACCTCGGCCTGTACGGGTTCCGCACCGACCTGATGCCCGACCTCGGCTACCCCGAGTTCGCCGACAACAACGCGCGCAGGTTCGAGTGGAACGCCAACACGATCGCGCACAACAGCGTCACGGTCGACAACAAGCGCCAGAGCAACCACTGGGTCGGCCAACCACACGCGTTCGCGAACACTCCACAGGTCAAGCTGTTCGACCTGTCCGCGCCCAAGGTCTACCCACAGACCAGCAGGTACCGACGCGTCACCGCAACCGTCACGATCGACGACGCGAACTGGTACGCGGTCGACGTCTTCCGCGTCACCGGCGGCACGCACCACCACCTGTCGTTCCACGCCGCCGAAGGCCCCGTCACCACGACCGGTCTCGACCTCGCCGCGCAACCCACCGGCACGTACGCCGGCCCCGACATCCTCCCGCCGGCCGACAACGCGCTGCCGCGACCGAACGCGTCTGGGTTCGACTGGCTGTCCAACGTGTCGAGGGCCAACCCCGAAGGCCCGTTCACCGCCGACTGGAAGATCAAGGACACCTGGAACGTCCACGATCCCGACCTCGACCTGCACCTCCGGCTGAACGTCCTCAGCCCGATCGACGACGTGGCGCTGTGCGACGGGATCCCGCCACGCAACAAGCCGGGCAACCCGCCGAGCCTGCGCTACCTGATCGCGCACCGGCAGGGCCTGCAGCTCACCAGTCAGTTCGTCTCGGTGATCGAGCCGTACGTGGGCCAGCCGACGATCCGTGCGGTGACCGAGGTGCCCGTCGTCAGTGCGGGCGGCGAGGACTTCAGCGAGCACGACACGGTCGCGGTGAAGGTCGAGCTGACGAACGGGCGTACCGACTACGTGGTGAGCTCGCTGCGCACCGACGTGCTGTTCACCGTCGACGGGCGCTTTCCGTTCCAGGGCGGCTTCGGCGTGTACTCGTTGCGGAACAGCCGCCCGGTGTACGCGATGGGTCACGACGCGGCTCGCGTCGGTGAGCCTGGCATCCGCCGCGGCCCCGCCGCGCTCACCGGAAAGGTGCACGCGTTCACGAGAGAGCTCTCCGCCGACAACAGCGTGACACTGACTCTCGACTCTGCGTTAAACGACCCGTCGACGCTGATTGGTCACTATCTGTACGTCGCCAATGACGGAGAACGAAACGCTGTTTACCGCATCGCGGGAATTGGCCAGATCTCCGGCAATCAATGCGAGTTCAAGGTCGGTAACACGACGACAATTCGCGGTTACGTCAATCCCGACGACTTCGACCTCGGCTATCGCTACGACGTCGCGGTCGGCGCCAACGCGCGCATCCCGCTGACCCGCGAGTGGATGGGTTGA
- a CDS encoding heparinase II/III domain-containing protein gives MTALLGVPPRGVAAYATKTAPTLYTPERVAAARRNIADFAWARKLRDDAVAAADPYVAKGDDWLWKLISGQRVPRSYAVNQALGSPITGRNIYKYGNYPWTANPVSKPWKIVDPSSDYVFPTNDFAAFHASGLDAKGLFDPAKANRSLLVNKLYPEKGAKWGVDDGTGWVDANGKRWTFVAYYNHWHNWFGDVTRDTARGAIHRTIRSLRDAFLYTGLTKYAHAGLIMLDRVADVYPGMDISVYKAPTYLNSEGGTERGKVLGCIWEPFLVTDLMSAYDAFFPAIATKDVANVVSFLHAKAQKHGLPSKASIDAIKQNIEGNLIRTVFPAVKAHRIAGNFGMYQAALATAAVVLDSPTESKQWIDWIFQAGGRVGDPTLRISGGNLEATLVDQLDRDGFGDEAAPQYNLGWITALSGVADALAGYKRYPTADLFKHPKYAKMIAARPALTMLNKYLPSIGDSGSTGKAIAMATSQQLVADFERYGNPVFAQLAYQLNHQRLESLYGSIFSKDVAGTRSKIADVLAAKGPLALPSMNLTGYGFTALRTGTGGNMRSVWSYYGRNAGSHGHGDALSIGMYGTGIDLMPDLGYPEFADNNARRFEWNANTISHNTVTVDRKRQSSHWVGQPLGYAVRNAVQVFDVAAPKVYSQTSTYRRTTAMIAIDAKNSYVFDVFRVVGGTDHHFSFHTAEGPVTTSGLSLSSQGGGSYAGINVSPPSDNAAPRSGASGFDWLVNVSRCSAPASQFSVDWKVKDTYNVHPVDPNLHVRLTMLGPIDDVALCDGIPPRNKPGNPDKLRYVIAHRRGTKLASKFVSVIEPYVGARLIKKLTAVSIKPATGTLAAHESAAVKVELTNGRVDYIVSSTRTNVPLLIDNLFTFRGSFGVYQLKGGKAVYAFSHDATQCGPNTAMRGLHAVGGTIKGFTGNLSAQNSLTVTLSGACPTPSTLVGSYVYAQTDGVRNAVYAIKGAKLLDAKTLWLDIGDATPIRGYKDADEPSLGFRFDPVIGKSVRIPLTRQWSA, from the coding sequence ATGACCGCTTTGCTGGGTGTACCGCCGCGTGGCGTGGCGGCATACGCGACGAAGACGGCCCCCACCCTCTATACCCCGGAGAGGGTCGCCGCGGCACGTCGAAACATCGCCGACTTCGCCTGGGCGCGCAAGCTGCGCGACGACGCGGTCGCCGCGGCCGACCCGTACGTCGCCAAGGGCGACGACTGGCTGTGGAAGCTGATCTCCGGCCAGCGGGTCCCCCGCAGCTACGCGGTCAACCAGGCGCTCGGCTCCCCGATCACCGGCCGGAACATCTACAAGTACGGCAACTACCCCTGGACGGCCAACCCGGTCAGCAAGCCGTGGAAGATCGTGGACCCGTCCAGCGACTACGTCTTCCCCACGAACGACTTCGCGGCGTTCCACGCCAGCGGACTCGACGCCAAGGGACTGTTCGATCCCGCCAAGGCCAACCGCAGCCTGCTCGTCAACAAGCTCTACCCGGAGAAGGGCGCCAAGTGGGGCGTCGACGACGGCACCGGTTGGGTCGACGCGAACGGCAAGCGCTGGACGTTCGTCGCGTACTACAACCACTGGCACAACTGGTTCGGCGACGTGACCAGGGACACCGCCCGCGGCGCGATCCACCGCACCATTCGATCGCTTCGCGACGCGTTTCTCTATACGGGACTGACGAAATACGCCCACGCCGGCTTGATCATGCTGGACCGAGTCGCGGACGTCTATCCCGGCATGGACATCAGCGTCTACAAGGCGCCGACGTACCTGAACTCCGAAGGCGGAACCGAGCGCGGAAAGGTCCTCGGGTGCATCTGGGAGCCCTTTCTCGTCACGGATCTGATGAGCGCGTACGACGCGTTCTTCCCCGCGATCGCGACGAAAGACGTGGCGAACGTAGTGTCGTTCCTGCACGCCAAGGCGCAGAAGCACGGTCTGCCCTCGAAGGCCTCGATCGACGCGATCAAGCAGAACATCGAGGGCAACCTGATCCGTACGGTCTTCCCCGCCGTCAAGGCGCACCGCATCGCTGGCAACTTCGGCATGTACCAAGCAGCGCTGGCGACCGCGGCAGTCGTGCTCGACTCGCCGACCGAGTCCAAGCAGTGGATCGACTGGATCTTCCAAGCGGGCGGGCGAGTTGGCGATCCCACGTTGCGCATCTCCGGCGGCAACCTCGAGGCGACGCTCGTCGACCAGCTCGACCGCGACGGCTTCGGTGACGAGGCGGCGCCGCAGTACAACCTCGGCTGGATCACCGCGCTGAGCGGCGTTGCCGACGCGCTCGCCGGCTACAAGCGCTATCCGACGGCGGACCTGTTCAAGCATCCCAAGTACGCGAAGATGATCGCCGCTCGTCCGGCGCTCACCATGCTGAACAAGTACCTGCCGTCGATCGGCGACAGCGGATCGACCGGCAAGGCGATAGCGATGGCGACGTCGCAGCAGCTGGTGGCGGACTTCGAGCGGTACGGCAACCCGGTGTTCGCGCAGCTCGCGTATCAGCTCAACCACCAGCGACTGGAGAGCCTGTACGGCAGCATCTTCTCCAAGGACGTCGCGGGAACGCGAAGCAAGATCGCCGATGTGCTGGCGGCGAAGGGCCCGCTCGCGCTGCCGAGCATGAACCTCACTGGGTACGGGTTCACCGCCCTGCGCACCGGCACCGGCGGAAACATGCGCAGCGTCTGGTCGTACTACGGTCGCAACGCCGGCTCGCACGGCCACGGCGACGCCCTCAGCATCGGCATGTACGGCACTGGCATCGATCTCATGCCGGACCTCGGCTATCCCGAGTTCGCCGACAACAACGCCCGCCGGTTCGAGTGGAACGCCAACACGATCTCGCACAACACCGTGACGGTCGACCGGAAGCGCCAGTCGTCGCACTGGGTCGGGCAGCCGCTCGGCTACGCCGTACGCAACGCGGTCCAGGTGTTCGACGTCGCCGCGCCGAAGGTCTACTCGCAGACGAGCACGTACCGCCGGACGACCGCGATGATCGCGATCGACGCCAAGAACTCCTACGTCTTCGACGTGTTCCGCGTCGTCGGTGGGACCGATCACCACTTCTCGTTCCACACCGCCGAGGGTCCGGTGACGACGAGCGGGCTCTCGCTGTCTTCCCAGGGCGGCGGGTCGTACGCCGGCATCAACGTATCGCCGCCGTCCGACAACGCCGCGCCGCGCAGCGGGGCGAGTGGCTTCGACTGGCTCGTGAACGTGTCGCGCTGCTCGGCGCCGGCGAGCCAGTTCAGCGTCGACTGGAAGGTCAAGGACACATACAACGTTCATCCGGTCGACCCGAATCTCCATGTACGGTTGACGATGCTCGGCCCGATCGACGACGTGGCGCTGTGCGACGGAATCCCGCCGCGGAACAAGCCAGGCAACCCCGACAAGCTCCGGTACGTGATCGCACACCGGCGAGGTACCAAGCTGGCAAGCAAGTTCGTGTCGGTCATCGAGCCGTACGTCGGCGCCCGGCTGATCAAGAAGCTGACCGCGGTCTCGATCAAGCCGGCAACGGGAACGCTCGCCGCGCATGAGTCGGCGGCCGTCAAGGTAGAGTTGACGAACGGCCGCGTGGACTACATCGTCTCGTCGACGCGGACGAACGTGCCGCTGCTGATCGACAACCTGTTCACGTTCCGCGGCAGCTTCGGCGTGTACCAGCTGAAGGGTGGCAAGGCGGTCTACGCGTTCAGCCACGACGCGACACAGTGCGGGCCGAACACGGCGATGAGAGGCCTGCACGCGGTCGGCGGCACGATCAAGGGCTTCACCGGGAACCTGTCGGCGCAGAACTCGCTGACGGTGACCTTGAGCGGCGCCTGCCCCACGCCGTCGACGCTGGTGGGGTCGTACGTGTACGCGCAGACCGATGGGGTGCGGAACGCGGTGTACGCAATCAAGGGCGCCAAGCTGCTCGACGCGAAGACACTGTGGCTGGACATCGGGGACGCGACGCCGATCCGCGGCTACAAGGACGCTGACGAGCCCTCGCTGGGGTTCCGCTTCGATCCGGTGATCGGGAAGTCCGTGCGGATCCCGCTGACCCGCCAGTGGAGTGCCTGA
- a CDS encoding DinB family protein, producing the protein MSRCEECGYHWDGRPAEAIATIRELPAALSKVIGERGDRDERLRARPAPEVWSPLEYVAHTGDAIGWYEQRIHRVLTEDQPKLEPFDWDAYTEGQQYRERRLDEVLASVGWRCATFVELLENLPAATWQREGVGSGGQPRTVEQLAHRAAHEACHHLQDVRQQL; encoded by the coding sequence GTGAGTCGTTGCGAGGAATGTGGATACCACTGGGACGGCCGCCCCGCCGAGGCGATCGCGACGATCCGCGAGCTCCCGGCCGCGCTGTCAAAGGTGATCGGCGAGCGAGGTGACCGAGACGAACGGCTCAGGGCACGGCCAGCGCCGGAGGTGTGGTCGCCGCTCGAGTACGTGGCGCACACCGGGGATGCGATCGGCTGGTACGAACAACGGATCCACCGCGTGCTGACCGAGGACCAGCCGAAGCTCGAGCCGTTCGACTGGGACGCCTACACAGAGGGTCAGCAATATCGCGAGCGACGGCTTGATGAGGTGCTCGCGAGCGTGGGCTGGAGGTGCGCGACGTTCGTGGAGTTGCTGGAAAATCTGCCCGCGGCAACCTGGCAGCGGGAGGGCGTCGGGTCCGGTGGGCAGCCGCGGACGGTGGAACAGCTCGCCCACCGTGCCGCCCACGAGGCGTGCCACCACCTGCAGGACGTTCGCCAGCAGCTGTGA